TTCTCTCTAATAGGAGAAATACTATTTTCTTTTAAGAGTGACAAATAGATAGTCTTTTCAGGTGGAAATTTAGCGTCCTCAAAACCTAAATTCTCTTTATCCCAGTCATTGGCTAGTGCTTTAAAGTAATTACGTTTAGCAGTGTGAATAGAAGAAGATATTTTATGCTTGTTTACCAATTCGTTTTTGAAAATAGGTGTAGCATCATATACCATGCTACAAACTTGAGAAAGTAATTTATTGAAGTCTTTTTTATGAGCTATTTTCTTTTCCTCTCCATTAAAAAACCACTTTACATCTTCACTTCCTGAGTAAATACTATCAGTTATATAATGATTGAGTAATCGTATTTGAGATTCGACAATGTTTTCTAGTTCTCTCTTAGCTACTTTGTCCTCTTTATTTTCTTCTAAAACCTTTTGAATTTTTTCAATTTCAAATAATAAGTTTTTTATCTCATCTGAATTCTTAAAGAAGCAGTAAATCACTGCTTCCTCTTGTAATTTTGATTTATTTTGGATGTCACTTTCTTTTAACTTAGAATTGAATACGAGTATTACAAGTCCATCTATCTCCCCTTGAGGGATTTTTTTTGTCTCTGGATAATCTGAAATGACAAAGTTGAAATATCTAGGTGTTCCTGTTATGAATGAATACTGTTTAGCAGAAACAGGAGGAAACTGTATATGTTTGTTTAGGAGTGTAGTAATATCAACAACCTCAGATATTTTGTTTCCTGCTTCAATTAAAGCTGTCTGAATATCTAAATCTGTTCCTTCAAATAGTATGAAACGCTTGGAATGATTTCGATATCGAATAATTTTTTTTGATTCAAGATTCTTGATAACATCTTTTGCATTAAGAATACCACAAGTTATTTTTAAGTATTCAACTAAGAAATTCAAGTCTAATATTGAGCCACTTGCTGAAAAGATATTCAAAAGCCCAATTGTTGTGACAGTTTTGATATAATCATTAATATTATAATCAAATGCTCTTTCTACTTCTTCAATAGATGAACGAATTGAGCCCCAAGCTGAAAAGTCAGGGTTATACTTTGAATTTAAGAAGGAATAAAAATTAAAATTCAAGTAATCATAAACATTTGATAGATTATAAAATGGATTTTCTTGTTTATTAAATTTTGTCAAACCTGTATGATCTGATGATTCTAAAAAAGAAAAAAGAGAACGTTCATTTTGTCCATATTTTTGTAATGAAAGTGTAAGAATATTTGCAGAAAGAATATCAAGTGGGTATAGTTTTAAGGCAATTTCTTCAAGAAAGTCCTTATTGAAGTTAAAAGCTTTTGTATCAATTGCAAGTTTTAAGCATTTTCCAATTTCTGATTTTGATGCTTTATTTTTATAATTTTCTGTAATATATTCTGATGCCAAAAATAACAGTTGCTCAACAGGCTCATTGAATGTAATTTCACGAAAACGTCCTTTTACTTTAGTCCATTCATGTTGTTGGATTTTACTCAAACTGTAGGCATACGATTCTAAACTTTGATGAACAGTTGTTATCAGTACAATATTATGTTTGGGATTGTTACAAAACTCCGCCAATTGTTGAACAAAGTACAATTCCTTTTCAGGATTATGTTTGCTTGCATATTCTAAAAATTTACCAAACTCATCAATCAATATAAACAAAATCTTATTTTCCTTTTCAAGTGAGTGGTATCTATTGAATATTTCGGATAGTATATTTTCTTGTAAATTATTTTGTGTTTGAACTTCAAAAATATCTGCAAATTGATCTATAATTGAAGAGTAGGAACCAACAATTTTTACAAAATCATATTCAAGTTCTGCCAAGAAGTTTGGTTCAAAATACCGTTTTATTCCTTTTACACTTTGTTCAAAAGCTAAAAGAAACGAGGATTTACCTGTTCCATAAGTCCCAACAATATTAAATGAACGAATACCCTTCTTGAAATCATTGACTATTTGGCTAACAACTTGCTTAGCATTGGGTGTTGGAATATAATTGAAATTCTTATCCGTATCTCTAATAATATTAATTGATGTTGTGAAATTATTTTCCATAATATTTGTCTAAAATTGTGTAAGCTTCTGGTTTGTTTTTGAATTGCAATTCCTTAATTCCCGCTTGATCAGTGAAAGTAATTTCTTTGAATTTCTTAACTAAATCAGAGATTTTATTCATCAAACCAGAGCGATTCAAGGAAAATATTGAGCCTGGACTATTCAAATCAAACTCTAAAGAATTTAAACTAATAGAGTTTCCATAATTAGGATTATCAAGTATTGTAAATAAAACAATATATTCATTGAGAATATCTCTTTCCGTATTTTCTATGTAATATGAATCTATTTTTCCTTTTTGATTATAAGTTGCTTTCAAAAGTTCGAGTTCAGATAAAATTCCAGAGAAACTATCTTCAATATCTGTGATGCTTGATTCATTTTTGTAAAGATTTATAAAAACATCAAAATCTTTAGCAATAGTATTTTCATTGAAGATTAACTCTGGATTACTTTCTCCCAACCTTTTCACATAGTTTACAAAACTTTCTCTATTAAAAAACATTTTCTCCTTTCTAAATTCATTAAAAATTATGGAGTAAATTGATGCAAAGCCAGTTTTTACTATTTGATAGTGTAAAAGCCAAAGGCTTGCTTCATCTTCCAAAAATGGGTCGTAGCCATTTTCATTATCAAATAATCTTTTACCAAACTCAGTTGGAATATCTTTTTTATCAATGATATTAAAAGCTTTTAACCAAAATCTAATTGATGAAACCATATTTTTTCCAACGCCAAGTTGTATTACTGCTGACTCATCATTGAAATTTCTTCCTTCAATCACAAAATCGTATCCTTTTTTTAACCAAAGTTGTCTACATTGAAAAGAATCATGTCCAGAAAAAATATATTTCATATTATTATTAAACTTAATTTATTCATATACAATGTCTTTAAATTTTACCATCATAGAATGATATTTTTATACAAATATCATCATTTTTTTTTATTTTTGAAATTGCAATAAAGTAAATAAAAAACTCTTATGCATCAGGGAATCCCTGATTTTGCAATGGTGTAATAAAATAATTTTTGAGAGACTTTTTGAGAGAGAAAATGCCTATTTTAAGCTATTTAAATATTTAAAAGCTTTTTTAATGATGTAAGATTTAAGTGTTTTTTTAATAAAATCAGTAAATTAAATGTTACAACATCTATTAGCTGGTGTTATATTTTATTGTATATGTTGTAAGATTATTAGATTGATAGGAGCCTTTTTTAAGATTATAATTTATTTCTTGTAATAAAAAAGCTGACCATTGATCAGCTTTTAAATAGTTTTTTCAATTTCGAGCAATTTTTCATAAGTATAATTTTTCAGTTTCTGCATAATATTTTCTAAAAGCTTCTCTTTTGTATCTTTCTTTTTCCCTTTGTTCTCTTTTGATACTTTTGGTAAATCTTGTTCTTCCTGAATTTTTTCAGCAAGCTTTTTTACAGACTTTTTATCTAAATTGACTGCTTCCTGAACAACACTTTGAGGTACTTTTATACTTTTATTTAAAATTTTATCTTTGAGTTCTTTATTCCCTTCTGTGAGTTTATCAAGCCCTAGAGCAAATTTTTCATCTCTTATAATTGTATTACGAGAAACTTTATGCTCTTCTGCTAATTTATCAACAGTTTTCAAGTTGCCATTTTGGGAACCTGATTTTTCTGTCTTCCTATCTCCTCCAAGCCCTTTTTTCTCTCGGTTGTATTGCAAACCTCTCAAATAAGATTTTTGTAATTCTGTTAGGTTTCGTCTTCCTAGTTGATTAGAAATCATCCAATCCTTGACTACTTCGAAATTTTTAAATTCCTTTAACCGAGTTTTATAGGGTAATCCATGTTTTTTACAAATAGAATAACGATTGTGCCCATCTACTAAAACCAATTCATTTCCATTTTCCCAAAGTAGAATAGGCTCTCTACACCCTTCTTCTATTATAGATTTTTCAAGCCCTTCAAGCTCTTCTTGTGTAAGAGGGGGGATTAGAGCTTGCAAATCAGGATAGATAGTTATTTCTTCTATTTGTCCTGTATTATCTTGAATAATTTTTGAAAGAATATCTTTTTTAGCCATTTTTTAAATTTTCTAGAATTTCTAAAGTAAGTGCATTGTAATCTTCTGCTCCCATAGATTCTGAGTCATAAGTAAATATGTCTTGATTATGTATAGAAGCTTCTGATATTTTTACATTTCTACGAATGAGAGTATTAAGAACTTTATTTTTATACTTTTTACGCATTCCATCTATAACACTTTTATTTACAACTGTTCCATTAAATTGTGTAAATAAGATTCCTAAAAAATTAACTTTAGGATTTAATTCCTCAACAATATCTTTATGGAGTTTCATAATTGTATTAAATCCTTTAACACTTAGGTATTCAGCTTGTGCAACAATTAGCATCTCTGTTGCAAATGTTAAAGCATTTACTGTTAACATTCCTAAGCTTGGAGGACAATCTATTAATACGAAATCGTATTTTATTGCAGTATCAGCTAACTTCTTTTTTAGTTTAGTATGACCTGCAAGAGTTTTTATTTGTAAATCTATTTCAGCCGCAGCCAAGTCAATATTAGCAGGTATTAAATCTAAATTTTTTGAAATTTTTATAATATTTGGTTTCTTATCTTCTATTAGGGTTTCATAAATGGTATTTTCTTCCACTTCTTTACCCAAACTTTGACTTAAGTTTCCTTGAGGATCTAAATCAATAAGTAAAACTTTTTTACTATTTACAGACAAAGCCTTTCCTAAATTAAGAGTTGTAGTTGTTTTACCAACCCCTCCCTTATGATTTACTACTGCAATAATTTTTGTCATGAGCTTTTTTTTCGAAAATTAGAGATTTTATATAAAATAAAAAATTATATAATAGAGTAATATATTTAAACTTTAAAAATCAAAGTCTACCAACTTTTAAAAATACCTCTTTTTAATCATTTAACAAAAAATATTTTAAAAAAACAACACAAATTTGTATTATTTTTAATATTATTTGACTATTTGGATACAATGTAACTATCTGTTTTATAGTTTTTTATAAGGATTAAAAAAGACATTTTATCAGCCAAAAAAGACATTTTATCAGTTGAAAAAAGACATTTTATCAGCCAAAAAAGACATTTTATCAGTTTGAAAAAGACATTTTATCAGCCAAAAAAGACATTAATATACTAAATGTCTTTATGTACCTAAAAAAGACATTTTATCAGTCAAAGAATAACCTTCTATAATATAAAACTATCTGCTTTTTTGGTTGAACACCAATATCTTAATCTCCAAAAAAGACATTTTATCAGCCAAAAAACAACCTTCTATAATATAAAACTATCTACTTTTTTAGTTGAACATCAACATCTTAATCTCCAAAAAAGACATTTTATCAGCCAAAGAATAATCTTCTATAATATAAAACTATCCGCTTTTTTAGTTGAACACCAACATCTCAATCTCCAAAAAAGACATTTTATCAGTCAAGAAATAACTATCCTCGATAAGAAACAGCCTGCTTTTTAGTTGAACACTAACATCTTAGCCTCTAAAAAAGACATTTTATCAGTCAAAAAATAACTATCCGCAATAAGAAATGGGTTGTTTTTAACTTGAATATCAATATCTTAGTTTCTAAAAAAGACATTTTATCAGTCAAAGAATAACCTTCTATAATATAAAACTATCTGCTTTTTTAGTTGAATACCAATATCTTAGTTTCTAAAAAAGACATTTTATCAGTCAAAAAATAACCACCCATGATATAAAGCTATCTGCTTTTTTAGTTGAACACCAACATCTTAATCTCCAAAAAAGACATTTTATCAGTCAAAGAATAACCATCTATAATATAAAGCTATCTGCTTTTTTAGTTGAACACCAACATCTTAATCTCCAAAAAAGACATTTTATCAGTCAAAGAATAACCATCTATAATATAAAGCTATCTGCTTTTTTAGTTGAACACCAACATCTTAATCTCCAAAAAAGACATTTTATCAGTCAAAGAATAACCATCTATAATATAAAGCTATCTGCTTTTTTAGTTGAACACCAACATCTTAATCTCCAAAAAAGACATTTTATCAGTCAAAGATTAAAAAAGACATTTTATCAGTCAAAGAATAACCTTCTATAATATAAAACTATCTGCTTTTTTAGTTGAATACCAATATCTTAGTTTCTAAAAAAGACATTTTATCAGTCAAAAAATAACCACCCATGATATAAAGCTATCTGCTTTTTTAGTTGAACACCAACATCTTAATCTCCAAAAAAGACATTTTATCAGTCAAAGAATAACCATCTATAATATAAAGCTATCTGCTTTTTTAGTTGAACACCAACATCTTAATCTCCAAAAAAGACATTTTATCAGTCAAAGAATAACCATCTATAATATAAAGCTATCTGCTTTTTTAGTTGAATACCAATATCTTAATCTCCAAAAAAGACATTTTATCAGTCAAAAAAATACCCCTTAAAAAAGACATTTGTAATTTTTTGTATTTTTTAAAATATGTTTTATATTTGCTATGAAACATAAAATCTATAGACTATGATGCTCTCTAGAATAAATGATAAACAAGAAATAAGACAATCAAATGTTTTGACAGAAGCACGTTTTGAAATGAGTGCAACTGAACTAGATATATTATTTTACTTATTGAGTATTCTTAAGAAGGATTCTGAAACCAAAAAGTATCAAATACCCATATTAGAACTCCAAAATATAACTCAAAAAGAATATCAATATACACAATTGAGAGAAGCAACAGAAAAGATGGGAAGTCGTATGTATGAATATAATTTAGACAATGGAGATTACTTACAAATTTGGCTTTTTTCAAGTTGTTTATATAAAAAAGGTTTAGGGATTATAGAAATTGAATTATCAGAAAAAATCAAGCCATTTCTATTTGATTTAAGGGAAAGATTCACCTCTTTTCGTTTATATGCAGCTCTCAATATGTCTTCTAAATACGCAAAAAGAATATATACGATGTTATCTCAATGGAAGGACAAAGGTGTATGGAAGATAAGTATAGAAGAAATGAAAATTAGACTAAAAATTCTTGATCCAAAGGGAAAAGAACCAGAACTCTATAAACAAATAGTAGAATTAAAGCACAGAGTATTAGATCCAGCTATAAGCCAAATTAATAAATATACAGAGTTAAATGTTTCATATAAATTATTAAAAAGAGGAAGGAAATTTCAGGATATTGAATTTGACATAGATGTACAAAATGATAAAGCAGTAGTTGATATAGATTTTAATCACAATTCTGAAGAACAAAGATGTTTAAAAAGTTTAGAAGAAATAGGAGTTGTGCGTAAGGATATAGTAAGTATAATAATAAAAGATGAAAGCTTACGTAAAAAGACTTTTAAATGGGTTTATGAATGGAAATTAGGAAAATTTGGCAAAGTAGGCAATCCTGCTGGGTTATACTTAAAAACAATGGGATTAGTATGATAAAAAAACTGAATAAATAAAATTTCTTTTATCATAAACATTTGACTTCTTCACTGATAAAATGTCTTTTTTAGGATAAGTTTACTTGTAAAAAGAGTTTTTATAAGCCTAATCGAAAAATTTAATCTTCTAAAAAGGAGGTTTTCTAAGTCAAAACATTCATGGATATTTTCTGTTTTTTGACTGATAAAATGTGTTTTTTCGCTTGTAAGTATTTGATAAATAATGTTTTATTTTTATAATAATTTTTTTAATTTATCTGGTTTTACAACATTTTACCCACTCTTGACAAATATTTTCTGTTTTTCGACTGATACGCTGTCTTTTTTAGAAATAAAAGTACTCATCCTCAAAGGTTTAAGTTTCTAAAAGGGAGGTTTTCTAAGCTAAAATTTAACGGATAATTTCTGTTTTTTCACTGATGAAATGTCTTTTCTAGGACATAGACATACTTGTAAAAGAGTTTTTATAAGTTTGATTGAGGCAACTTAGCTATGCTAAAAGGGAGGTTTCCTAAGCCAAAATCCTGACTGATACGCTGTCTTTTTTAGAAATAAAAGTACTCATCCTCAAAGATTTAAGTGTCTAAAAGGGAGGTTTTCTAAGTCAAAGCATTCACGGATAATTTCTGTTTTTTGACTGATGAAATGTCTTTTTTAGGACATAGATATACCTGTAAAAAGAGTTTTTATAAGCTTGATTAAGAAAATTTAACTATCTAAAAGGGAGGGCGGTCTAAGCCAAAGTCTTTGACGGATATTTTCTGTTTTTTGACTTATAAAAAGTGTTTTTTCGTTTTTAAATCATTGATTTACTGAATTTTATTTGATCAGTCTTTTAGAATATATTTCTATTTCCAGTTTGGTTTTTGCAACATTTCCCCCACTTTTTGACTGATACGCTGTCTTTTTTGAAAGTGGTTTTGGAGTTAAAAAAGAGTTTTTATAAGCCTATATGAGTTAATTGAGAACTCATAGTCAGTGATTTAACTATCTAAAAAGGAGGT
This region of bacterium 336/3 genomic DNA includes:
- a CDS encoding chromosome partitioning protein; its protein translation is MTKIIAVVNHKGGVGKTTTTLNLGKALSVNSKKVLLIDLDPQGNLSQSLGKEVEENTIYETLIEDKKPNIIKISKNLDLIPANIDLAAAEIDLQIKTLAGHTKLKKKLADTAIKYDFVLIDCPPSLGMLTVNALTFATEMLIVAQAEYLSVKGFNTIMKLHKDIVEELNPKVNFLGILFTQFNGTVVNKSVIDGMRKKYKNKVLNTLIRRNVKISEASIHNQDIFTYDSESMGAEDYNALTLEILENLKNG